Proteins found in one Podarcis muralis chromosome 5, rPodMur119.hap1.1, whole genome shotgun sequence genomic segment:
- the DNTTIP1 gene encoding deoxynucleotidyltransferase terminal-interacting protein 1 isoform X3: protein MLRMLPRALDAVAKATPPGLRLPARGDDAVPGASPPSRLLLPGGWGPPGRPSSSRRRSPSGARRRTRRRKRRRRRRGRRRRRRRRPGPGGRAPRFTDPVVSMDLLRAVLQPSINEEIQAVFSKYMKFFQKAAGNVRENVGEDVDTEQLIQETCRSCLEQAKLLFCDSKKSAARLPHEVPAMKRAKPMEEEMSQQGSPIPRKVENQVLRASAEGWSQVESLADHRHHYLRPWIKGQQYAADAQDKHWLAEQQHMRATGGKMAYLLLEEDIQDLALSDDYRSSMDLKMDELKPFTPPPWMTAKMRRFMETLRSEGEPPLPPEGTQDT from the exons atgctcaggatGCTCCCTCGGGCCCTGGACGCCGTTGCCAAGGCGACGCCTCCCGGGCTCCGGCTTCCGGCGCGTGGCGATGACGCAGTTCCGGGCGCCTCTCCTCCTTCCCGCTTGCTTCTCCCTGGAGGATGGGGGCCGCCCGGGAGGCCGAGCAGCAGCCGGCGCCGGAGCCCGAGCGgggcgaggaggaggacgaggaggaggaagaggcggcggcggcggcggggcaggaggaggcggaggaggaggcggccggGCCCGGGGGGTCGGGCGCCGCG TTTCACAGACCCCGTGGTTTCCATGGACCTGCTCCGAGCCGTCCTGCAGCCCAGCATCAACGAAGAGATCCAGGCTGTCTTCAGCAAATACATGAAG ttcttccagaaggcagcgGGGAACGTGCGGGAGAATGTCGGGGAGGACGTGGACACGGAGCAGCTCATCCAAGAGACGTGCCGGAGTTGCCTGGAACAG GCCAAGCTCCTCTTCTGCGACAGCAAGAAGTCTGCCGCCAGGCTGCCCCATGAAGTGCCAGCGATGAAG CGTGCCAAGCCGATGGAGGAGGAGATGAGCCAGCAGGGAAGCCCCATCCCCAGAAAG GTGGAAAACCAAGTCCTGCGAGCCAGTGCAGAGGGATGGTCCCAAG TGGAATCCCTCGCGGATCACAGACACCACTACCTTCGTCCTTGGATCAAGGGCCAACAA TATGCAGCTGATGCGCAAGACAAGCACTGGCTGGCCGAACAGCAGCACATGAGAGCCACGGGGGGCAAAATG gCCTATCTCCTCCTGGAAGAGGACATCCAGGATCTGGCTTTGAGCGATGATTACCG tTCTTCCATGGATCTGAAGATGGACGAACTGAAGCCCTTCACTCCTCCGCCGTGGATGACCGCCAAGATGCGGAGGTTCATGGAGACCCTTCGGAGCGAAGGggagccgccgctgccgccggagGGGACTCAGGACACATAA
- the DNTTIP1 gene encoding deoxynucleotidyltransferase terminal-interacting protein 1 isoform X2, translated as MGAAREAEQQPAPEPERGEEEDEEEEEAAAAAGQEEAEEEAAGPGGSGAASPWNIMIKHRLVQRRGRRSQVMTSFTDPVVSMDLLRAVLQPSINEEIQAVFSKYMKFFQKAAGNVRENVGEDVDTEQLIQETCRSCLEQAKLLFCDSKKSAARLPHEVPAMKRAKPMEEEMSQQGSPIPRKRKGRPPGQSQANDRAAPVGSTWKTKSCEPVQRDGPKWNPSRITDTTTFVLGSRANKALGMGGTRGRLYIKHPHLFKYAADAQDKHWLAEQQHMRATGGKMAYLLLEEDIQDLALSDDYRSSMDLKMDELKPFTPPPWMTAKMRRFMETLRSEGEPPLPPEGTQDT; from the exons ATGGGGGCCGCCCGGGAGGCCGAGCAGCAGCCGGCGCCGGAGCCCGAGCGgggcgaggaggaggacgaggaggaggaagaggcggcggcggcggcggggcaggaggaggcggaggaggaggcggccggGCCCGGGGGGTCGGGCGCCGCG AGCCCCTGGAACATCATGATCAAGCACCGGCTGGTGCAGCGGAGGGGACGGAGGTCGCAGGTGATGACCAG TTTCACAGACCCCGTGGTTTCCATGGACCTGCTCCGAGCCGTCCTGCAGCCCAGCATCAACGAAGAGATCCAGGCTGTCTTCAGCAAATACATGAAG ttcttccagaaggcagcgGGGAACGTGCGGGAGAATGTCGGGGAGGACGTGGACACGGAGCAGCTCATCCAAGAGACGTGCCGGAGTTGCCTGGAACAG GCCAAGCTCCTCTTCTGCGACAGCAAGAAGTCTGCCGCCAGGCTGCCCCATGAAGTGCCAGCGATGAAG CGTGCCAAGCCGATGGAGGAGGAGATGAGCCAGCAGGGAAGCCCCATCCCCAGAAAG AGGAAAGGGCGGCCTCCAGGACAGAGCCAGGCAAACGACCGAGCGGCTCCAGTCGGGAGCAC GTGGAAAACCAAGTCCTGCGAGCCAGTGCAGAGGGATGGTCCCAAG TGGAATCCCTCGCGGATCACAGACACCACTACCTTCGTCCTTGGATCAAGGGCCAACAA AGCTCTCGGGATGGGAGGAACCAGAGGCAGGCTCTACATCAAGCATCCCCACCTCTTCAAG TATGCAGCTGATGCGCAAGACAAGCACTGGCTGGCCGAACAGCAGCACATGAGAGCCACGGGGGGCAAAATG gCCTATCTCCTCCTGGAAGAGGACATCCAGGATCTGGCTTTGAGCGATGATTACCG tTCTTCCATGGATCTGAAGATGGACGAACTGAAGCCCTTCACTCCTCCGCCGTGGATGACCGCCAAGATGCGGAGGTTCATGGAGACCCTTCGGAGCGAAGGggagccgccgctgccgccggagGGGACTCAGGACACATAA
- the DNTTIP1 gene encoding deoxynucleotidyltransferase terminal-interacting protein 1 isoform X1, with the protein MLRMLPRALDAVAKATPPGLRLPARGDDAVPGASPPSRLLLPGGWGPPGRPSSSRRRSPSGARRRTRRRKRRRRRRGRRRRRRRRPGPGGRAPRFTDPVVSMDLLRAVLQPSINEEIQAVFSKYMKFFQKAAGNVRENVGEDVDTEQLIQETCRSCLEQAKLLFCDSKKSAARLPHEVPAMKRAKPMEEEMSQQGSPIPRKRKGRPPGQSQANDRAAPVGSTWKTKSCEPVQRDGPKWNPSRITDTTTFVLGSRANKALGMGGTRGRLYIKHPHLFKYAADAQDKHWLAEQQHMRATGGKMAYLLLEEDIQDLALSDDYRSSMDLKMDELKPFTPPPWMTAKMRRFMETLRSEGEPPLPPEGTQDT; encoded by the exons atgctcaggatGCTCCCTCGGGCCCTGGACGCCGTTGCCAAGGCGACGCCTCCCGGGCTCCGGCTTCCGGCGCGTGGCGATGACGCAGTTCCGGGCGCCTCTCCTCCTTCCCGCTTGCTTCTCCCTGGAGGATGGGGGCCGCCCGGGAGGCCGAGCAGCAGCCGGCGCCGGAGCCCGAGCGgggcgaggaggaggacgaggaggaggaagaggcggcggcggcggcggggcaggaggaggcggaggaggaggcggccggGCCCGGGGGGTCGGGCGCCGCG TTTCACAGACCCCGTGGTTTCCATGGACCTGCTCCGAGCCGTCCTGCAGCCCAGCATCAACGAAGAGATCCAGGCTGTCTTCAGCAAATACATGAAG ttcttccagaaggcagcgGGGAACGTGCGGGAGAATGTCGGGGAGGACGTGGACACGGAGCAGCTCATCCAAGAGACGTGCCGGAGTTGCCTGGAACAG GCCAAGCTCCTCTTCTGCGACAGCAAGAAGTCTGCCGCCAGGCTGCCCCATGAAGTGCCAGCGATGAAG CGTGCCAAGCCGATGGAGGAGGAGATGAGCCAGCAGGGAAGCCCCATCCCCAGAAAG AGGAAAGGGCGGCCTCCAGGACAGAGCCAGGCAAACGACCGAGCGGCTCCAGTCGGGAGCAC GTGGAAAACCAAGTCCTGCGAGCCAGTGCAGAGGGATGGTCCCAAG TGGAATCCCTCGCGGATCACAGACACCACTACCTTCGTCCTTGGATCAAGGGCCAACAA AGCTCTCGGGATGGGAGGAACCAGAGGCAGGCTCTACATCAAGCATCCCCACCTCTTCAAG TATGCAGCTGATGCGCAAGACAAGCACTGGCTGGCCGAACAGCAGCACATGAGAGCCACGGGGGGCAAAATG gCCTATCTCCTCCTGGAAGAGGACATCCAGGATCTGGCTTTGAGCGATGATTACCG tTCTTCCATGGATCTGAAGATGGACGAACTGAAGCCCTTCACTCCTCCGCCGTGGATGACCGCCAAGATGCGGAGGTTCATGGAGACCCTTCGGAGCGAAGGggagccgccgctgccgccggagGGGACTCAGGACACATAA